The following coding sequences are from one Spirochaetaceae bacterium window:
- a CDS encoding divergent polysaccharide deacetylase family protein, with translation MSTQRRAQQVPQARLVVALVTMIVVLTGVLVGLVLRPPAYDNSGPGAEPARPLPNLIERLKIPAAGLEPPPYLGTIPDHETSGAESYGADHPPDGAQAPGPEPAPAAQPPRTPGAEVKLAIVIDDAGNNLQELKPYLEFPGPLTFAVLPQLHHSARAAELARAHGHEVILHLPMAAISGKNPGPGTISEELSEVEIRLLLELNFASISGAVGTNNHMGSAGTADARIMDAVMAYLADTGRFFVDSRTTASSVAAVYASKHGVPFMARDVFLDHDRDPAAIRSALRQGLAVARRQGHAVLIGHSSVREVAMALLEVYPHLQEQGFVVVPLSELVPIDGGAVTISHLPATSEGGSTGLATP, from the coding sequence GTGAGCACGCAGAGAAGGGCACAGCAGGTGCCGCAGGCGCGTCTGGTCGTCGCGCTGGTCACGATGATTGTGGTGCTGACCGGCGTCCTCGTCGGCCTGGTGCTGCGCCCGCCCGCCTACGACAACTCCGGGCCCGGTGCCGAACCGGCACGCCCGCTCCCGAACCTCATCGAACGCCTGAAGATCCCGGCCGCCGGGTTGGAGCCTCCTCCATACCTCGGCACGATACCCGACCACGAAACCTCGGGCGCCGAGTCGTACGGCGCCGATCATCCGCCGGACGGCGCGCAGGCGCCCGGCCCTGAACCCGCTCCGGCAGCCCAACCGCCGCGCACGCCCGGCGCGGAGGTGAAGCTTGCCATCGTGATCGACGATGCCGGCAACAACCTGCAGGAACTGAAGCCCTACCTGGAGTTCCCCGGACCGCTGACGTTCGCCGTATTGCCGCAGTTGCACCACTCCGCGCGCGCAGCCGAACTGGCGCGCGCGCACGGCCACGAAGTGATCCTGCACTTGCCGATGGCGGCGATCAGCGGCAAGAATCCGGGGCCCGGCACGATCTCCGAGGAACTCTCGGAGGTGGAGATTCGCCTGCTGCTCGAACTCAACTTCGCATCCATCAGCGGCGCCGTGGGTACCAACAATCACATGGGATCGGCCGGCACCGCGGACGCCCGTATCATGGACGCCGTCATGGCCTACCTCGCCGATACGGGCCGGTTTTTCGTCGACAGCCGCACTACCGCAAGCAGCGTGGCCGCGGTGTATGCGTCCAAGCACGGCGTGCCGTTCATGGCGCGCGACGTGTTCCTTGACCATGACCGCGATCCCGCCGCCATTCGCAGCGCCCTGCGCCAAGGGCTCGCCGTGGCTCGCCGGCAGGGGCACGCGGTGCTGATCGGCCACTCTTCCGTACGCGAAGTCGCAATGGCGCTGTTGGAGGTGTATCCCCACCTGCAGGAACAGGGTTTCGTGGTGGTGCCGCTGTCCGAACTCGTGCCGATCGACGGCGGCGCGGTCACGATCTCCCACCTCCCGGCCACGAGCGAAGGTGGCAGTACCGGGCTCGCCACCCCGTGA